The nucleotide window AGACTACTATACACGTAAATGTTCATCTTGTATTCGATACGAGCATTTAAAGTTGAGtgcattgaataaatgaatgaagatACTTGTGCACATTCGTATTAATTTAATGCTAGTTTGTTTTGTGACGCCATTTgagaaaatgaacaaaaattcgTCCACTTCGAGGGCTCAAAACTGTATGAATGTCATAATCGGATTCCTTAACCACAAAAATACTTAAAACACATGctttcaaaagtaaatattcACCTGAGGCACCAAAACATTGAATTACTTTATGACGCTAATCCACGATTTTTGGCAGTTACGGCACGGGCGCGCTTAACGCCGATACGATGCCTCGGCAGTTAAGTGGTTAATTGCCTGAAACGAATCCAGTAAGTGTTCGTGACACCTTAGATGCTAGGACAAATAATAGGATTCCGGCAATCTgcatataataatactaaaaAAGCCCGAAGGAGATATCAACATCCAGTAATTTCGGTAACTCCAAATCAAATCACTCCAAAGTCCAATAAACTTTGTGTGACAATGGTAAATACACATAATTTGCGAAAGAAAGCTGCCTGAATCGCAAGTgccttagaaaaaaaaaaacaagttacaCTTGTCTCGCGTCAACTCTTACAATGGAGAATGAAGAGCAAATTAACACATGCGGACGACAATTTCTATCAAGTTTTGGAATGAATTTATGAGCACGCGTCAGGCATAACCTGTAAAATCCTACCAGAAGAGCCGAATTCAGAGAgcttataaataattcaaattccCACGCCGACGTGCGGACGGTTTGCGTGATTCGTCTCGGAAATCGGGTTCTTTGCATTGCGTAACGAACTAATCTTTACATCTATAATAATGTGGGTAACATTACAATACGTGAGGATACATGAGGCAGGAGGCGAAGTTGATTTCATATTAAATTGCGTGGAAACGACTGACTACACCAACCGTTTCGTGCAACTTGGCTATCTTCTGAACCCATGCAAATCCATTCCCGAGCGTCGAGTGGCATGAACAGGCATTAGGCTCCGGTAATACGCGATCACTTATAGATTTTCCATTTGCGAGTGAGAAATCAGAATCATAAGTTCGGCTTGAACTTACCCCTACGCGTATGCCGATTTCGTATTAAATTTCTCCATAAACCCATGATGTTGGAATGAAATTTGGTTAAAACAGCAGCTTCATGGTGGCCACTAAAAACAGTCGAAAAATTCCATGACTTTCCCTGACTAAAATGGTGAGTAATAGCGCCAATAATATCGTCAATATCGTCACGATCTATTTAATGGTGACTgagaataatttatattattcatgCGAGGTTAAGCAcagaagtatttttttttaatcactttgTTACCTAAACGTTTACAGAGAacattttctaatttatttgaagaaaaattttgtataatatttagaTTGATATGCAAACTTACTTAGTGCGTAGATAGAATATCTTTTATAGAGACCAGGACATCCTTTCTACTTATGCAAACCCCTGCATCTTGCCTattctatgtataatatcTGGATGAGTGCGTAACGCTAAACCAAGAAATATACGCGGAAGTAATATTTTGTTCTCTacgtaatttataaaaatatctctcGTGCATagtacgaaatttttcatccgaaaAGCACTTTATTTCTTGACACGATCTAtattgattcaaaatttgtagCATGcgatttttccgaattttgattttttgtagAATAAGCTTAGTTTTTTCCCGTTCCGTCGAACCACCGTTcattttttctgaccaattaaAAGATTCCCTGAGCTTTCTCTGATTTCCAGGCCTTCCATCAAGAGTAGCCACCATGAGCCTTGTTGTTCACaaaaaaattaggaagaaAGTAATAGAAAAACCGGGTGTATGAAATATGATGAGGTAGATTCTCTTCACTAGTAATAAtagcagtaataataatatcatgaataattatacattttatatgACAAGAGATCATTAAATTACGATATAGAAGTATTTTAAATGCGATTCATGTATCGCAAACGGACTTggagatattttaattttccaggAACGAAACAAACTGCGTAAGCTTGTGGAGCTGGTCCTCAGTGAGGCTGTTTTGGCCAAGATGATAGTCCTTATCTATTCTCTTCGGCTGTACCATGTCACCCTCGATTTTCCATTCCCTCTCGGTAGCAAGAGTTTGCGCTTCTGGCGCCGACAGTCCCGTCATGCTGGCCAACGTGATCAGCGTCAACGAGGAATATGCCTCTGATATCAATATTACCGCGCGTTCTCGAACATTTtctaaaacaaaataatttcaatactGTTTTTCCTCAAGTTTCACATTTCCAAGTGAGTTTTCCCATTTCCTATAGATTAAAATCTatcaaaatcaatttaaaagGAAGTAGCCGAAATTCTAGGCTATTATCCCATTCTCAGTTCTGTCCTAAATCCTTTCAATCTTTCCATTTGAACAACAGAGTTTTTAACGATTCgcggtacattttttttactgaagTGTGTTGTCGGAAAATCTGACACTttataaagttgaaaaaaaaacaaaaaaaaattaattgtgaaGTCCCAAGAATCCcgatatttaaatgaaataatgcAAAAGATATGAACAGAACTTAGAATTGAGGTATGAGCCTGGAGTGGTAGCTAAATATTTTGGAATCTATTTTGATACTTTTAACTCATGAGAATACCACCCTGATATTTTTACTTGCTTTCTTTATACAAAATTCATACATTTAGTATTCAAACCATGAATCTATTTATGTATCAGAGGCTATTCTGGTCTAGAGGTCTGGATTTCAGGCGTTTTTTTGGgcttgatataaaaaaaatttatattttcaccatCCATTTCTTCACAGAGGTATTATTAGTGTTTAAAGAACttgttcttaaatttttttaaaaacgttATGGGCCTCTAAATAGGgccgtgataaaaaaaacggTGAGGTGGATGACACGATTCCAGTGCTCCCATTCATCTAGAACGGAAAAACAGCGAGATTTCTTGATGAGTGAAAATGTCACTATAGCCGGAAccaagaaaaggaaaaaatattacaaaacgGTGACTGTTTGAAAACAGAATTAATTATGTTCCTTGTGTTTTTCGatgtttttcactttttttaaatagtgataacaataatttcgCAATCCCTATGGTATAGGCTATAGAAGAATGTATACTGAAGATTCATACCAAATTTTAAGTCAACCGGTTGGATAGAACTCGAGATTTTATGTCCACAAGGTTGAAATATGGAGTTTTCAGATAAACATATTTAAAGTTAATGCGTTTAAAGTTTTGATCTCTGTTTTGACGCTTACTTCTGTATCAGCTGAAATGGGAATTTTTCTAACCGTTGATCGGCGACTCGTGAGGCATGTACGAAGCCTTTAGTCACATTCGCAGCTTCCTTACAGGCAAATTTTTCTAGCCTTCAAGCCAATAAATCTATTGAGGCGCACACTGAGCGGTCGTACACTGTTTCACTCAAATGCTCATAACTTTCTCAATTTTTGGAAGTTCGATATGGGCTTTGgtcaaaatattcttaaaaGAGGTAGCtataatatgcaaaaaaaaaaattgatcgattttgccaaatttttgGACCAGCATAGGGGGGTATTAGCAAGGGGGGGCtttgatattgaattttctcatCATTAGATTAAACAACCTTTGAGAGCATTCATTATGCTGTTTATGTCTTCGCTCCATTCAGTGCTCAGAGCTGCATGTACTGCAGGCCAGTCTCGCTGCCACATTCGCTGCCCGACTAACCAGACCTGCTGAAGTTCATTGCTGTTTGCCTTGACGTTGGCCGGTATCCGTTTCCACAAATATTTAGCATTGCATCTAATAAACAGAAGATACAAGGTGTAGTAAGTACAtctactatatttttttcccttcgttATCTCGTCTCTGTATGGCTTACATGTCATTTTGGTATAGGTAAACCGCCAGTAGCTGGGTATAAGTCTGTGGTGTTGCGCCTCCATTAGGTGCCTGAAACGAAATAAGACAAACTTTTTGATTACAGATATAGCAGagaattcgtaaaaatttgatcgCTATTCGTTttcatgtaaaattattattttcagattttgaaaGTTTGTAGGTTAAGAATTGCGTTTTattttagaaacaaaaataaaaaatgtattgtaCTAGGTTAGATCGTAGTATTTAATTCATTTCGCAATTCGTTGCAATTGAGGTGTAATTTTCAACGcttgtaagaatttttttttaaattgtatgTGTAGTTAAGATTAACTTAGGTTTCGAAGATTTTCACCGGCTAACCTCAAGTTCTGCCTTCTCGAGCTCATCAAGTAACTTCTCAACCTCCTTCAAGACCATATTGAGCCTCCACTACGTCTCCGTGAACTTTTTGACTGTTACAAGTTTTCGCAAGGATGATGTTGTccagttcaattttttatttgacagTTTGCAACTTCCTTGAATATACCGTCCTTCGTGTTCGTATAGCTGTGTCTCTTTCTCACTCGAGCTCTGACACTATTGCCAACTCAAAATCCGGGCATGTCACTAGGAACAAACGTCACCAGATTTTTTCATAGtgctttttctttattaaaacGCTTTTATAAATGTTGTTAACCTTATTAATTTGTACTTCCACAATTATGAATATagatgtatttatattcattattacagaataaaataatattttaatcatATAAACTGTTTGGACGTAGAGAATTATCTGTTTTGTCAGTATTGTTCTGATGTGCTTGTAAAGTTTCACTCTTCGAACTTACCTTTTTTGGAAACTCCTATACCTGACAGCATTGCCCTGATATTTTTAAGCTGCATCTTATATCGAGGATCGCGTTGGTTGTGTCACAGGATTCTGTTGAAAAGTCTATAATCCCTGAAACGATCAAATGCCGCTCGAATGCACTCACGACAACCAGAACCAActaatacgaaaaaaaaattttaaatataagtAATGTCACTGAAAATCACCGCAATGGGTTCCAAATCACCAGATTAGGTACTTGCCACAAGTGAAAAACAATGTCACCGAAAGAGTCATGAAAGGTATTAAATCTGGTGACAAAATCACTGAGCTGGCGACTCTGCCTTTAGAAGTAAACGAATAGTTGGTCTCTCTGCGCATACGCAGTAACGACGAATGACATGGATGTGTGCCTGGCTCAGAATATAAACAAATTCGTGACAGCGAGTTTTAGAATTGGTACTtcatttgctttttttttttaaatctgcaGGAATAAGCTTCAGAGTTTTTGCAAAACTCGGGAGTCATAGGTCCTTCAGCACAGAATAGAAttcttgaaagtttttttttgactaTAATCAAGataccaggaactcagaaaagaaaaactaggACACCTTGCACTGCAACTTGGGATAAATATGATACGGAGAACTATTGTTTTTCGGCTGAACTGTTGGAACTATCAATCACAGTGACTTGAAATTGAATACATGAAAATTTCTTGGCGTAAAATTGCTTCTGATATCAAAAGAATATCTGGGCATTAAAAGTGTCTCAAGAACAGATGCAGATTAAATTAATGCTTTCGTGTGATGCAGTATGtctatatgtacatacatactgtGCCCTACGCGGTCGCATGGACATTTTTAAGTTCGCGCCGCCGCCACTAACTTATCAATCGTGGCGTCAGGGGCTCCAGCACGCACATATACATCGGCCTCAAAGCAAAAACTCCTCCCGCTTATGCTGTCTTTCAATGATGACAACAATCCGGAACAATAGTTGATCGGATACGTGCAATGTGCTCATAATCATTCGCCGGGATTCCTACGCGGTCACATGAACACTTCAGTGTCCACGCCTCGAAGAACCAGGCGCCtctaatatgtatgtatttgcGCATACTCTTATTCAACTTCAAAATGATGGACTCGCCCTCGTGTCGCTATTGCTTGGATACCGATATCTACTTAATCGTCTCGAGCACTTCTGGTAGTCACCATGTCTAGAACTCGactgaaaaatctgaaacccAGCGCGCTACCCCTGGCTCGCTTCGTTTCTGCCCGATTGTAGCGCCCGACTCCAGTGGCTAATCCAAGAAACTATTGACTGACAATACAGGGTTCGTTACCGTTACTCTTACACACCTCCCACATAATTCAACTCAAATCTCTATGTATAACTACTGcaacaaaaatattgttattttctgattttaaCTAAACATTTCTTCCTCTGTTTTCACGTGAacgtgaacataaatttttatatatatatgtatatattttttttcttttaataagGTTGATTTTAATTAGTTGGTGACAAGACCCTTCAAATCGAAGATATACAAGTTATGACTACTATTAATAAACAGATTTAGATCTGAGGAAATGCCACATGTAGTATAATACCCCGCATATTCTCATCCTAACTTGTAGCAGAAACAACAATCATTTCTCATGCAGGCTGTAGTTGTTTTCCTTAGCTCAAATATATGGGCTTCATAACAAAgtttgaaacatatgtattgaCATATGTAAACGTTTAAACACTTGTAACATGTAAGAGGCCCAGCTGTTATGAACGAAAATAGTAAACTTGACTTCCtcataggtatatatgtatccaTAAGTTGCcgtattatgtatgtatagtatttgagaaaaattaggTCATATCTGAACACGGAATAAAGACGAAGCTAGCCCAATTTTAAGGGGGTGCCCTAGATGATTTCGACGTTAACGTATATATCTctaaatatcgaagtccacgtatcttAGAGGCAAAAAAGAGCTCAACAGCCCCATTCTATGcccaattctgaacaaaaacactttAGTACATTTTCATGTgacgtaaaaataaagaaatgataTGGATTCTACAAAATTACAACAGTACATTCGTATAATTCATGCtccttctttatttctgcgtcaaatgaaaacgtatttgagtatttttattcagaattaCGTATAGAATGGGGCTTTTAAGccctttttcacttttgagACACGCGAACTTCGATATTTAGAAATATATACATCAACGTCAAAATCGACCAGATCACCCCCTTAATGTACCACAAGTCCACTCTATGAACTAAAATGATTCATAATATTGATCACATCATTTTCTTAACACTCATTTTG belongs to Neodiprion lecontei isolate iyNeoLeco1 chromosome 5, iyNeoLeco1.1, whole genome shotgun sequence and includes:
- the LOC107217640 gene encoding COP9 signalosome complex subunit 8; amino-acid sequence: MVLKEVEKLLDELEKAELEAPNGGATPQTYTQLLAVYLYQNDICNAKYLWKRIPANVKANSNELQQVWLVGQRMWQRDWPAVHAALSTEWSEDINSIMNALKENVRERAVILISEAYSSLTLITLASMTGLSAPEAQTLATEREWKIEGDMVQPKRIDKDYHLGQNSLTEDQLHKLTQFVSFLEN